The following proteins are encoded in a genomic region of Labeo rohita strain BAU-BD-2019 unplaced genomic scaffold, IGBB_LRoh.1.0 scaffold_2665, whole genome shotgun sequence:
- the LOC127159938 gene encoding complement C3, which produces MPYSAVRSEQLEIKAIIHNYTKKKLKVRVEFMETEDVCSSASKKGKYRTVVNVDKDSSISVSYVIIPMTLGNHMIEAKASAYDAVHTDGVRKTLKVVPEGVLTQLHRENVELNPLIN; this is translated from the exons ATGCCTTACTCTGCTGTGCGCAGTGAACAACTGGAAATCAAGGCCATTATTCACAACTACACCAAAAAGAAGCTGAAG GTGCGTGTGGAGTTCATGGAGACAGAAGATGTTTGCAGCTCTGCCAGTAAGAAAGGCAAATACAGAACAGTAGTAAACGTTGACAAAGACTCCAGCATATCCGTTTCATATGTGATTATTCCCATGACTCTGGGAAATCACATGATTGAGGCGAAAGCTTCAGCATATGATGCTGTTCACACTGATGGAGTGAGAAAGACGCTGAAGGTGGTG CCTGAGGGTGTGCTGACTCAGTTACATAGAGAAAATGTGGAGCTCAATCCTCTCATAAATG